CTCCCTTGGCACAATGCTTACGACGCGGCCTTTGAAATCGGAGAGCACGTCGATGGTAAACTCCCTCCCCCCGAGGTGCTCCTGCACGATAAGATCAGGATATTTTTGCGTGATGAAGCGGAGTTCCTCGCGGTCCTCAATGGTGAAGGTGTTGACGGAGGCGAAGCCGTAGCGGGGCTTCACGAACACAGGGAATGCAAGCTCCTCCCTCTCGGCGTCGCGCCCCAGGACAGTGCGGGGAGTGGGGATTTTTTTCGAGCTGAGGGACTGGTAGAAACGGTACTTGTCGATGCATGTGTTCACGGCCTCCGGCGGCGAAATGGCGACACGGGCCCCGAGGGAGAGCTCTATCTCCATTCTGAGCTTCGCATAGACAGGAAGCTCAGGATCAATGGTCGGCACGATGAGGCCGATCTGCTCGCTCTCGATGATCCTGAAGAGGGCAGCAGCGAAGCCGCTGTCGTTGACGCGGGGAACGATGTAGCCCCTGTGGGCCGCATACAGCGCCGGGGAAGTGCTTGAGATATCGATTGCGATTACAGAGCCTTCCTCGCGGAGCCTCTCGAGGGACTCGATGAAAGCCCTCACAAGGGCCACCCTCCGCCCTGCCGATGAAATGAGCACGTTCATGGCGCACCTCCCTTGTTTCAATGTTCTGAAAGCCCGGTGCCATATCCTCCCGCCACGGCGCCAGAGAGGAACATTGGAAGAAAAAGAGAAAAAGCTCTTATTACCACCGCAAGGAAAGGGTGCTGCCATGCTCAAAGTCATGAAGTTCGGAGGGTCAAGCCTCGACGACGCAAAAAGCCTGAACGACATAAAGAACATAATCTCAGCCGAGGAAGGGAGCAAGGCAATTGTGCTCTCGGCTCTCAAGGGCATCACAAGAGAGCTCACGGAGGCCCTGGACCGTGTCCTCAAGGATGAGAAAGAGATAGACCCCGTGATAAACAGCATCTCCTCCCGGCATTACAC
The Candidatus Eremiobacterota bacterium genome window above contains:
- a CDS encoding ATP-grasp domain-containing protein, which translates into the protein MNVLISSAGRRVALVRAFIESLERLREEGSVIAIDISSTSPALYAAHRGYIVPRVNDSGFAAALFRIIESEQIGLIVPTIDPELPVYAKLRMEIELSLGARVAISPPEAVNTCIDKYRFYQSLSSKKIPTPRTVLGRDAEREELAFPVFVKPRYGFASVNTFTIEDREELRFITQKYPDLIVQEHLGGREFTIDVLSDFKGRVVSIVPRERLEVRAGEVTRSRTEKSPVIIEEAMRLAAHLGTTGPATMQCLMHEGVPWFFEVNPRVGGGLPASIAAGADTPGMLIRMARGEEVVAEIGNFTPDHYMLRYDDALFMTSLLEGGIESWRKK